The Legionella sp. PATHC032 genome has a window encoding:
- a CDS encoding WD40/YVTN/BNR-like repeat-containing protein, which yields MKRTLPKILFLLLTLTGNPISAAGLFFNVLVTGSVLTINTTIPNHTYSNAGISVRTPGYQLTGLGRDCQLNTNGYCLFTVSDRQTAQISISGPSGTVQVVLCLNGAGALSCQNYYVHIDNFLFTVGTYQNGGITSPIFYRSTDFGATWQGPLFLTVPAGATNNKASSISCSKSGLVCSTVGNIFIGGTNQSFAWSTSDGGINWIPSVIPLSTANEILIGVSCSSDGVKCAAVGQSLTTGRPIAYFSKNSGRTWLASIVPAGATGSMQGVSCSSSLSTCTAVGLSFVPLSAVAYYSLDEGQTWFTSSGIDPMEQAVLFRVSCSTSGKNCASVGKTLDDLNLIAYTSENSGVTWTKSAPFQLPTNSLPTVELVGLGCSDSGTQCTAVGSASSATVDFALSYSTKNGGRTWSSPTLVPPPNPPGTSIGFNGLFCYPSGVLCFAVGRADLANPRQPIVFETANGGSNWKEGSPLSGDAGRYNLFSASGSH from the coding sequence ATGAAACGGACTTTACCAAAAATTTTATTTTTGCTACTTACTCTTACCGGGAATCCTATCTCTGCAGCAGGTTTATTTTTTAATGTTTTGGTTACTGGCTCCGTATTAACTATTAACACAACCATTCCAAATCACACCTATTCTAATGCCGGTATTTCTGTTAGGACACCAGGATATCAACTCACTGGGCTTGGAAGAGATTGTCAGTTAAATACCAATGGTTATTGTTTATTTACCGTAAGCGATAGGCAAACTGCTCAAATATCTATATCAGGGCCATCAGGAACTGTACAAGTTGTTCTGTGTTTAAATGGGGCTGGAGCTTTGTCTTGTCAGAATTATTATGTTCACATAGATAACTTTCTTTTTACTGTGGGCACCTATCAAAATGGAGGAATTACTAGTCCGATTTTCTATCGCTCTACTGATTTTGGAGCCACATGGCAAGGTCCTCTCTTTTTAACTGTTCCAGCTGGGGCAACAAATAATAAAGCGAGTTCTATTTCTTGCTCAAAGTCAGGTCTTGTTTGTTCCACCGTAGGCAATATCTTTATTGGAGGAACTAATCAATCCTTTGCTTGGTCAACGAGTGATGGTGGAATTAATTGGATACCATCTGTGATCCCCTTATCAACTGCTAATGAAATATTGATTGGTGTTTCGTGTTCAAGTGATGGGGTAAAATGTGCAGCTGTTGGACAATCCCTCACTACAGGACGTCCTATCGCTTATTTTTCTAAAAATTCAGGTAGAACATGGCTCGCCTCAATAGTTCCTGCAGGTGCAACAGGTAGTATGCAAGGAGTTTCGTGCTCAAGCTCATTAAGTACTTGCACTGCTGTGGGTTTGTCATTTGTTCCTCTCTCAGCAGTAGCTTATTATAGCCTAGATGAGGGGCAAACCTGGTTTACCTCATCAGGCATTGATCCAATGGAACAGGCGGTTTTATTTCGTGTTTCTTGTTCTACTTCAGGAAAAAACTGTGCCTCTGTTGGTAAAACCCTTGATGACTTGAACTTAATTGCTTACACATCCGAAAACTCAGGGGTAACTTGGACCAAATCAGCACCATTTCAGTTGCCTACTAATTCGCTCCCTACTGTCGAATTAGTCGGCCTTGGATGTTCTGATTCAGGAACTCAGTGTACTGCAGTTGGATCTGCTTCCAGTGCTACAGTTGACTTTGCTCTCAGTTATTCAACGAAAAATGGAGGAAGAACGTGGAGTAGTCCAACACTTGTGCCACCTCCTAATCCACCAGGAACATCGATTGGATTCAATGGTTTGTTTTGTTATCCTTCTGGCGTCTTGTGTTTTGCAGTTGGTCGTGCAGATTTAGCCAATCCACGCCAGCCAATTGTTTTTGAGACAGCTAATGGTGGTTCTAATTGGAAAGAGGGTAGCCCTTTAAGTGGAGATGCAGGTAGATACAATTTGTTTAGTGCAAGCGGTAGTCACTAA
- a CDS encoding outer membrane protein — MKCRFFISMAIASLLSGNTLAGTMNSPSKGWSWLGSISAGPIWARGGEIQTFFLAPEIEKTYVARKETNTLANGELFIGIQKILSPQWLTQLGLAVATTDNSKLQGVIWDDADPQFDNHSYQYKVRHSRITAKGKLLLDKRYWLIPWVSGSLGVGFNRAYDFSNTPLIFEALSNPNFNNHTQTAFTYTLGVGVQKAFSEHWQVGIGYELVDWGKSKLDRAAGQTINSGLKLNHLYTHGVLLNLTYVV; from the coding sequence ATGAAGTGTCGTTTCTTTATCTCTATGGCAATAGCAAGTTTGCTGAGCGGGAACACTTTAGCTGGAACCATGAACTCACCTTCTAAAGGCTGGTCCTGGTTAGGTTCTATTAGTGCAGGTCCTATCTGGGCAAGAGGTGGTGAGATTCAAACGTTTTTTCTTGCACCAGAAATTGAAAAAACCTATGTGGCTAGAAAAGAAACAAATACCCTCGCTAACGGTGAGCTTTTTATTGGGATACAAAAAATATTATCTCCCCAATGGTTGACTCAGTTGGGTTTGGCTGTTGCAACCACTGACAATAGCAAACTGCAGGGTGTTATTTGGGATGATGCAGACCCACAGTTTGATAACCACAGTTACCAATACAAAGTTCGGCATAGCCGGATTACTGCGAAAGGAAAGCTTCTTCTTGATAAGAGATATTGGCTCATACCCTGGGTGAGCGGAAGTTTGGGTGTTGGATTTAACCGCGCCTATGATTTTTCGAATACTCCCCTAATTTTTGAAGCACTTTCCAATCCCAATTTCAACAACCATACTCAAACTGCATTCACGTACACCTTAGGTGTTGGTGTACAAAAAGCATTTAGCGAACATTGGCAAGTGGGCATAGGCTACGAATTGGTTGACTGGGGTAAAAGTAAGCTGGATAGAGCTGCAGGACAGACTATAAATTCAGGATTGAAGCTTAATCACCTCTATACCCATGGTGTTTTATTAAACCTCACTTATGTTGTGTAA
- a CDS encoding IPT/TIG domain-containing protein has protein sequence MKRNRRTSLHKIWVGILSGFIISTVQAGSPVWTFEPLTATSISVPANSTATVEYRVTNQSTKPHTLVMQPIKSIVQITTGLGVCGNPFVLRAKSSCILSLRINGGQLSSPIVDGPIVCQQGSTNQCYRPSAANILHIVQAPPITDAVITITGSPLTLTVNGPTGQLTINNTTTEVSATNITSNFTGTALDGNVTETGNTCANVPPGGSCTLTYTPGNTIVPQTNFTIQGTNTNALTAAIAIQSGSTLTAVNPNSGTASGGTGVILTGTGLTGATAVTFGGIAATSVNVVNSTTVTAVTPAHAIGPVDVVIDTPVGGATLANGYTYLTTAVGQPSGGGIIACLNGGLNNLIAATADNHTGIGIIWGGFGTATNAQSDTDGATNTTTIVACLTGPGGALGCPQNIAANTYAAGICSTYEVDSQGNTPCQPGNTCYSDWFLPAGNNLTPSGQLNCLHTNRAAIGNFGAGAYWSSTEVNPDPTGRAWIQVISNGISGFDLKVVNNAVRCVRSFTP, from the coding sequence ATGAAAAGAAATAGAAGGACCTCTCTCCATAAAATATGGGTTGGTATTTTATCTGGATTCATAATATCAACAGTACAGGCTGGCAGCCCTGTATGGACCTTTGAACCGCTTACTGCCACTAGCATTTCTGTACCTGCCAATAGCACTGCTACAGTCGAATACCGGGTAACTAATCAATCGACTAAGCCACACACCCTAGTTATGCAACCTATCAAAAGTATTGTGCAAATTACTACAGGATTAGGCGTTTGCGGTAATCCTTTCGTTTTACGAGCTAAAAGCTCTTGTATTCTTTCTTTGCGGATAAACGGTGGCCAGTTAAGTAGTCCTATTGTTGATGGACCTATTGTGTGCCAGCAAGGCTCTACGAATCAATGTTATAGGCCAAGTGCCGCGAATATTTTACATATTGTGCAAGCACCGCCCATCACGGATGCAGTGATTACAATAACTGGCTCTCCATTAACCCTGACAGTAAATGGCCCAACTGGTCAACTAACAATCAATAACACCACGACCGAAGTATCAGCCACGAACATTACTTCAAATTTTACGGGCACAGCGCTAGATGGTAACGTGACGGAAACAGGAAATACATGTGCTAATGTTCCACCAGGAGGTAGTTGTACTTTGACCTATACACCAGGTAATACGATAGTGCCACAAACCAACTTTACCATCCAGGGTACCAATACCAATGCGCTGACCGCAGCGATTGCCATCCAGTCAGGAAGCACTTTAACGGCAGTTAATCCCAATTCGGGAACGGCTTCAGGTGGGACGGGTGTGATATTAACTGGAACAGGGCTAACTGGGGCAACTGCTGTGACCTTCGGTGGAATAGCAGCTACCAGTGTCAATGTGGTTAACTCTACGACAGTGACGGCGGTCACGCCTGCCCATGCCATTGGACCTGTCGATGTAGTCATTGACACACCTGTAGGCGGTGCAACACTGGCTAATGGTTATACCTATTTAACCACAGCAGTCGGACAGCCTTCAGGAGGCGGGATTATTGCCTGCCTGAATGGTGGCTTGAACAACTTGATTGCAGCTACTGCAGATAACCACACAGGTATTGGCATTATCTGGGGCGGTTTTGGTACAGCAACTAATGCTCAGAGTGATACGGATGGTGCTACCAATACCACGACGATTGTTGCTTGTTTAACAGGACCTGGTGGTGCGCTAGGATGCCCACAAAACATTGCCGCGAACACTTATGCTGCAGGTATTTGCAGTACCTATGAAGTGGATTCTCAAGGAAATACACCATGTCAGCCAGGCAACACCTGTTACAGTGATTGGTTCTTGCCAGCTGGAAATAACTTGACGCCATCAGGCCAGTTAAACTGTCTTCACACCAATCGAGCTGCTATTGGTAATTTTGGCGCGGGCGCCTACTGGAGTTCTACTGAGGTTAACCCGGATCCAACGGGCCGTGCCTGGATTCAGGTCATATCCAATGGCATCTCGGGCTTCGATTTGAAGGTCGTCAATAATGCGGTTAGGTGTGTTCGGAGCTTTACACCTTAG
- the rnr gene encoding ribonuclease R — translation MSKKSKDPFYKREREKYAEPIPSREYIMEILDEYGRPMSRSKLFDKLDLNSESQQESLGFRLKAMLRDGQIMQDRRGRFCLLQKINLLRGTVQGHPDGFGFFIPDDGSEDMVLSAKEMRAVMHGDMVLAYQSGLDRRGRPEAKIHEVLEHANATVVGRFFTDHGVNFVIPDSKRLTQDISIPQEFIGDAKNGQIVLVELIAYPNKRSQAIGRVIHILGEHMAPGMEIQVAIHAHGIPFEWPDDVLAEVGKIPQQISEEQLKGRTDLRNLPFVTIDGEDAKDFDDAVYCYKKPKGGFQLYVAIADVSHYVAKDSALDKEAARRGNSVYFPGKVVPMLPEALSNGVCSLNPHVDRLCMVAELSITQEGKISRSRFYRAVIHSHARLTYTAVGKWLEQGKADEKHQALWPMLESLYDLYHVLLDTRRLRGAMDFETTETRIEFDENKKIKCIVPVIRNDAHKLIEECMLAANVATARFLEKAEIPTLYRVHAAPEEDKITALRQFLGELGLSLGGGRKPGPKDFQRTMNMIGDRPEKHLIETVMLRSLKQAQYVESNEGHFGLAYSAYTHFTSPIRRFPDLLIHRAIGHLLDNHPVYEFEYSHEDMNRLGKHSSMTERRADEATREVITWLKCEYMQDKLGQVFKGRISAVTSFGIFVELDEIYVEGLVHVTSLKNDYYTFDSAKHRLIGARGGQVYRLGDKMTVLVARVDLNERKIDFEPVEDEVCNE, via the coding sequence GTGAGTAAAAAATCCAAAGATCCCTTTTATAAGAGGGAACGCGAAAAATACGCCGAGCCAATTCCAAGCCGGGAATACATCATGGAAATCCTGGACGAATACGGTAGGCCAATGTCTCGCAGTAAACTGTTTGATAAGTTGGATTTGAACTCTGAGAGCCAACAGGAATCCTTGGGTTTTCGGTTGAAGGCCATGTTGCGTGATGGCCAAATCATGCAGGACAGGCGTGGGCGCTTTTGTTTATTACAAAAAATTAATTTATTGCGCGGAACTGTTCAAGGCCATCCTGATGGTTTTGGATTTTTTATCCCGGATGACGGTTCCGAGGATATGGTTCTCTCTGCTAAAGAAATGAGGGCTGTCATGCATGGCGACATGGTGCTTGCCTATCAGTCCGGATTGGATAGAAGGGGAAGACCAGAAGCTAAAATCCACGAAGTCCTGGAACATGCGAACGCCACGGTTGTAGGTCGCTTTTTCACTGATCATGGCGTGAATTTTGTCATTCCTGATAGCAAGCGTCTGACTCAGGATATTTCAATTCCCCAAGAATTTATTGGCGATGCCAAAAATGGCCAAATAGTCTTGGTTGAATTAATTGCGTACCCTAACAAGCGTTCGCAAGCGATCGGCAGAGTAATCCATATTTTGGGTGAGCATATGGCTCCTGGCATGGAAATTCAGGTGGCAATCCATGCCCATGGCATTCCTTTCGAATGGCCAGATGATGTTCTTGCAGAAGTGGGTAAAATTCCACAACAGATTTCCGAGGAACAATTAAAAGGTCGAACCGATTTGCGCAATCTTCCTTTTGTAACCATTGATGGGGAAGATGCAAAAGATTTTGATGATGCTGTGTATTGTTACAAAAAGCCCAAAGGCGGATTCCAATTGTATGTTGCTATAGCGGACGTCAGTCATTATGTTGCCAAAGATTCTGCTTTGGATAAAGAAGCGGCAAGGCGTGGAAATTCAGTTTATTTTCCCGGCAAAGTGGTACCTATGCTGCCAGAAGCCTTATCTAATGGTGTTTGCTCATTAAATCCCCATGTTGATCGCTTATGTATGGTAGCTGAATTATCGATTACCCAAGAAGGAAAAATATCCCGCTCCCGTTTTTATCGAGCCGTGATTCATTCTCATGCACGTTTGACCTACACGGCAGTTGGCAAGTGGTTGGAACAAGGCAAGGCAGATGAAAAACATCAAGCATTGTGGCCAATGCTTGAATCTCTTTATGATTTATACCATGTTCTTCTTGATACCCGTAGACTTAGAGGTGCTATGGATTTCGAGACCACGGAAACTCGAATCGAATTTGATGAAAACAAGAAAATAAAATGTATCGTGCCTGTAATACGCAATGACGCACATAAATTAATCGAGGAATGCATGTTGGCAGCGAATGTTGCAACAGCAAGATTTTTAGAAAAGGCTGAAATTCCTACTTTATATCGAGTTCATGCGGCTCCTGAAGAAGATAAAATTACTGCATTGAGACAGTTTTTAGGTGAGCTGGGATTGTCATTAGGAGGGGGAAGAAAACCTGGACCCAAGGATTTTCAACGTACTATGAACATGATTGGTGACCGACCAGAAAAGCATCTTATTGAAACGGTAATGCTGCGCTCTTTAAAGCAGGCTCAGTACGTTGAATCGAATGAAGGTCATTTTGGTTTGGCTTATTCCGCTTACACGCATTTTACATCACCAATCAGAAGATTTCCTGATTTGTTAATTCACAGAGCAATAGGGCATTTGCTGGATAATCATCCTGTTTACGAGTTTGAGTATAGTCATGAAGATATGAATCGTTTGGGGAAACATTCCTCCATGACGGAGCGCCGTGCTGATGAAGCAACTCGGGAAGTGATTACCTGGTTAAAGTGCGAGTATATGCAAGACAAACTGGGGCAGGTATTTAAAGGCAGAATATCCGCTGTGACCAGCTTTGGTATTTTTGTGGAGCTCGATGAAATTTATGTAGAAGGCTTGGTTCATGTCACTTCTTTAAAGAATGATTATTATACTTTTGACTCTGCAAAACATCGTTTAATAGGAGCTCGCGGTGGTCAGGTTTATCGTTTGGGAGATAAAATGACTGTGTTGGTAGCTCGTGTTGATTTAAACGAACGTAAAATAGATTTTGAGCCTGTCGAGGATGAAGTTTGTAATGAATGA
- the rlmB gene encoding 23S rRNA (guanosine(2251)-2'-O)-methyltransferase RlmB: MNEQYVYGLHAVSALLANPHRMIKKLFVNQDRIDKRLHEFLVKAESAHVPIEKLSAQKMNQQFSEFTHQGVVALASALPEYGESDLITLLERSKKPALILILDGITDPHNLGACLRTADATGVDFVVIPKDKSASITPVVSKVACGAAESIPLVKVTNLARAMDILKQQGVWIFGAAGEAEHLLYAMDCSGNIALVMGAEGTGLRRLTREHCDGLFSLPMMGSVESLNVSVATGVSLYEVIRQRGQFRE; the protein is encoded by the coding sequence ATGAATGAGCAGTATGTTTACGGGTTGCACGCAGTTTCTGCATTATTAGCAAATCCACATCGAATGATCAAAAAACTCTTTGTTAATCAAGATAGAATAGATAAAAGACTTCATGAGTTTTTAGTCAAGGCAGAAAGCGCCCATGTCCCTATTGAAAAGCTAAGCGCGCAAAAAATGAATCAGCAGTTTTCCGAGTTTACGCATCAGGGTGTTGTTGCACTTGCTTCGGCATTACCCGAATACGGTGAAAGTGATCTGATTACTTTATTAGAAAGAAGTAAAAAACCTGCATTGATTCTTATTCTGGATGGAATTACAGATCCTCATAATTTAGGAGCTTGCTTGCGGACGGCCGATGCAACCGGTGTTGATTTTGTTGTGATTCCTAAAGATAAAAGCGCGAGTATTACTCCCGTTGTCAGTAAAGTGGCTTGTGGAGCTGCTGAATCAATTCCTTTGGTGAAAGTAACTAATTTAGCAAGGGCTATGGATATTTTAAAACAACAGGGTGTCTGGATCTTTGGAGCAGCTGGCGAAGCAGAGCATTTACTTTATGCAATGGATTGTTCTGGAAACATCGCTCTTGTCATGGGAGCAGAAGGAACCGGGTTAAGAAGATTAACTCGCGAGCATTGCGATGGATTGTTTTCTTTGCCTATGATGGGAAGTGTAGAGAGTTTAAATGTGTCAGTGGCGACTGGTGTTTCATTGTATGAAGTAATTAGGCAAAGAGGGCAATTTCGTGAGTGA
- the rpiA gene encoding ribose-5-phosphate isomerase RpiA, translating to MSELKIKAAKAAIAYIEDDMVIGVGTGSTVNFFIKELAAIKHKIEACVASSKATEALLREEGIPVIDLNSVQDLPIYVDGADEVNERGEMIKGGGGALTREKIVANVATQFICIVDESKTVKRLGEFPVAVEVIPMARSFVARQIVKLGGDPEYREGFITDNGNIILDVFNLNFSTPMALEDSINVIPGVVENGVFAKRLADKVLVASATGVNNLK from the coding sequence GTGAGTGAATTAAAAATCAAAGCAGCCAAAGCAGCTATAGCTTATATTGAAGATGATATGGTAATAGGTGTTGGAACGGGCTCTACAGTTAATTTTTTTATAAAAGAATTAGCTGCAATCAAACATAAGATAGAGGCTTGTGTAGCCAGTTCAAAAGCAACCGAGGCATTGCTTCGAGAAGAGGGCATTCCTGTAATTGATTTAAATTCAGTACAGGATTTACCTATCTATGTTGATGGCGCTGATGAAGTCAATGAACGCGGCGAAATGATAAAGGGGGGCGGAGGAGCCCTGACTCGGGAGAAAATTGTAGCGAATGTAGCCACCCAATTTATCTGTATTGTTGATGAGTCCAAGACTGTGAAGCGTTTAGGAGAGTTTCCCGTTGCTGTGGAAGTCATTCCAATGGCCCGTAGTTTTGTTGCACGACAAATTGTTAAATTAGGAGGAGACCCTGAATACAGAGAAGGTTTCATTACCGATAATGGTAATATTATTCTGGATGTGTTTAATTTGAATTTTTCTACGCCTATGGCCTTGGAAGACAGTATTAATGTAATCCCAGGCGTTGTTGAGAATGGAGTGTTTGCCAAACGTTTGGCAGACAAAGTATTAGTGGCCTCAGCAACCGGGGTGAATAATTTAAAATAG
- a CDS encoding HAD-IG family 5'-nucleotidase yields the protein MDTHKVFVNRIINMKKIKLIGLDMDHTLIRYNSKNFESLVYDLVKERLVDSFHYPEEIKKFKFNFDDAIRGLVIDSKNGNILKLSRYGAIRLSYHGTKQISFSDQKKIYRSIYVDLGDPNYMAIDTSFSIAFCILYGQLVDLKDSYPDKMPNYQVIAQDVQYCVDKVHSDGTLKNIIIKNLKKYVIREKEVVDGLKHFIRYGKKIFILTNSEYSYSKLLLDYALSPFLDKGEHWQDLFEFIITLANKPRFFYDNLRFLSVNPENGTMTNVHGSIVPGVYQGGNAKKFTEDLGVGGDEILYIGDHIYGDILRLKKDCNWRTALVVEELGEEIASQIRALPIEKKIVEAMAIKKELEQKYVDLCTRSIDEDSQKYDQEIHDLQLQIATVDLQISRLLQEQSSFYNPKWERVFRAGAEESYFAYQVDRFACIYMEKLSDLLEHSPMTYFRANRRFLAHDIDI from the coding sequence ATGGATACGCACAAGGTTTTTGTAAATCGCATTATAAATATGAAAAAAATTAAACTAATTGGTTTGGATATGGACCATACCCTAATCCGATATAATTCGAAAAATTTTGAATCTTTAGTTTACGATCTCGTCAAGGAAAGACTGGTGGATAGCTTTCACTATCCTGAGGAAATTAAAAAATTCAAATTTAATTTTGATGATGCTATTCGTGGTTTGGTGATTGACAGTAAGAATGGCAACATTTTAAAACTGAGCCGATATGGTGCCATTAGATTGAGTTATCATGGCACGAAACAGATCAGTTTTAGTGATCAGAAAAAAATTTACAGAAGTATTTATGTTGACCTTGGTGATCCGAATTACATGGCAATTGATACTTCTTTTTCCATAGCATTTTGCATCCTGTATGGCCAGCTGGTTGATTTAAAAGATAGCTATCCCGATAAAATGCCAAACTATCAAGTCATAGCGCAAGACGTACAATATTGTGTGGATAAAGTTCACTCGGATGGTACCTTGAAAAACATAATTATTAAAAATTTAAAAAAATATGTGATAAGAGAAAAGGAAGTGGTTGATGGATTGAAGCATTTTATTCGTTATGGGAAAAAAATATTTATTTTGACCAATTCAGAATATTCTTATTCTAAATTGTTGTTGGATTATGCCTTGTCCCCATTTCTGGATAAAGGGGAGCACTGGCAAGATTTATTTGAGTTTATTATTACCCTGGCAAATAAACCTCGATTCTTTTATGATAACTTACGATTTTTATCAGTTAATCCCGAAAACGGGACCATGACCAATGTCCATGGCTCAATAGTTCCTGGCGTATACCAAGGAGGTAATGCCAAAAAATTTACTGAAGATCTTGGGGTTGGCGGAGATGAAATTCTCTATATAGGGGATCATATTTACGGTGATATATTACGATTGAAAAAAGATTGTAATTGGCGTACTGCTCTGGTTGTTGAAGAATTAGGTGAGGAAATTGCATCCCAAATAAGGGCTTTGCCAATTGAAAAGAAAATTGTTGAGGCCATGGCAATTAAAAAAGAGTTAGAGCAGAAATATGTTGATCTGTGCACAAGAAGTATTGACGAAGATTCGCAAAAGTATGATCAGGAAATTCATGACTTGCAATTGCAAATAGCCACTGTTGACTTACAAATTTCAAGATTATTACAAGAACAAAGCAGTTTCTATAATCCCAAATGGGAAAGAGTTTTTCGCGCCGGGGCGGAAGAGAGTTACTTTGCCTATCAAGTTGATAGATTCGCCTGTATCTATATGGAGAAATTATCCGATTTATTGGAGCATTCACCAATGACCTATTTTCGTGCCAACAGACGATTCTTGGCTCACGATATAGACATTTGA
- a CDS encoding haloacid dehalogenase-like hydrolase, translating into MPKVIIFTDFDGTVTGRSGNETVFTEFYQSLLQGYQKDVEQDYKSTPMKDPIEVKALFEAKFGEYNENFDHSQQDVAFLMRPEAVAFFHEVLKNDDVIVNIVTKNRVEYIKAVFKYQGFSDEEISKLTTLESGYKFNDVNSRLNHQTEKANRVYILDDSPTDYAEMLRAVKGNGYNEEEIRGYSKDPGEFEWSQYLEDVREIFPPKVNTLGELSLPDERGDELSIGEEAPVLPQEDNLSPREETVTSVSNQPVSSSDYRTLKIIGAFAGVGFGFGFALGVTLVATGVFAPSGVGLLGALTLGAMSGTGVATLSGVIGFAVAKGTESTPEPVSKEVIPGIKQSSHEVMSGLGGSQLLSANTLHPVGHFPGVLSRRTPKQGKEEQYQEEYVLTNPLHNS; encoded by the coding sequence ATGCCTAAAGTTATTATTTTTACCGATTTTGATGGTACTGTAACCGGAAGAAGCGGTAATGAAACTGTATTTACAGAGTTTTATCAGTCACTGTTGCAAGGTTATCAAAAGGATGTGGAGCAGGACTATAAAAGTACTCCAATGAAAGATCCAATTGAAGTTAAGGCATTGTTCGAAGCAAAATTTGGAGAATACAACGAAAATTTTGATCATAGCCAGCAGGATGTTGCTTTCCTGATGCGACCAGAAGCGGTGGCATTTTTCCATGAAGTATTAAAAAATGATGATGTGATTGTCAATATTGTCACCAAAAACCGAGTTGAATACATTAAAGCAGTTTTCAAATATCAAGGTTTTTCTGATGAAGAAATCAGCAAGTTAACCACGCTGGAGTCAGGGTATAAATTTAATGATGTCAATTCCAGGCTTAATCACCAAACAGAGAAGGCCAATCGGGTTTATATTCTTGATGATAGCCCGACAGACTATGCTGAGATGCTGCGTGCAGTAAAAGGTAATGGATACAATGAGGAAGAAATTCGTGGTTATAGTAAGGATCCAGGAGAATTTGAATGGTCCCAATATTTGGAAGATGTTAGGGAAATTTTCCCGCCTAAAGTGAACACTCTTGGAGAGCTTAGTTTACCAGATGAGCGAGGAGATGAACTTTCTATTGGTGAAGAAGCCCCTGTATTACCACAAGAGGATAATTTATCCCCGCGCGAAGAAACGGTTACCAGTGTATCTAATCAGCCTGTTTCATCTTCTGATTATCGTACCCTAAAGATAATAGGCGCTTTTGCAGGCGTTGGATTTGGTTTCGGCTTTGCTTTAGGTGTTACGTTGGTTGCTACCGGAGTTTTTGCTCCTTCAGGTGTTGGTCTCTTGGGAGCTTTGACCTTAGGCGCTATGAGCGGTACTGGCGTTGCTACATTATCTGGTGTCATTGGATTTGCGGTTGCTAAGGGAACAGAGTCTACACCAGAGCCTGTAAGCAAAGAGGTTATTCCTGGTATTAAGCAAAGCAGCCATGAGGTTATGAGTGGTTTGGGTGGTTCTCAATTACTGAGCGCAAACACTCTTCACCCGGTTGGTCATTTCCCAGGCGTTCTATCAAGAAGAACTCCCAAGCAAGGTAAAGAAGAGCAATATCAAGAAGAATACGTATTGACTAATCCACTTCATAATTCATAG
- a CDS encoding zinc ribbon domain-containing protein YjdM — MNQLPNCPKCLSEYSYVDGDVLICPECTYEWPKNSDNNNEESAKIITDANGNLLQNGDTVTVIKDLKIKGSSQVIKVGTKVKNIRLVEGDHDIDCRIDGIGAMKLKSQFVKKI, encoded by the coding sequence ATGAACCAATTGCCAAATTGCCCAAAATGTCTTTCTGAATATAGTTATGTGGACGGTGACGTATTAATTTGCCCTGAGTGTACCTATGAATGGCCAAAAAACAGTGATAACAATAACGAAGAGTCTGCAAAAATCATCACAGATGCCAATGGAAACCTATTGCAAAATGGAGATACAGTAACAGTCATCAAGGACTTAAAAATAAAGGGCTCATCTCAAGTGATAAAGGTAGGAACGAAAGTAAAAAATATCCGTCTGGTTGAAGGCGATCATGATATTGACTGCAGAATCGATGGGATAGGTGCCATGAAATTAAAATCACAATTTGTAAAAAAAATTTAA
- a CDS encoding response regulator: MRVLIVEDSAFNAFCLRRLLESVVASISVTIVNNSQDALSFINNYCPDIVVVDGDLGASPDQMNCNGPDLAGILLQKYPQLPIIAWSDSDAMREDFIKVFKSHGRFLNEYNTWPKVIGLERIHKTWSYYFGEFIACQNASFASRTSINYY; the protein is encoded by the coding sequence ATGCGTGTATTAATTGTTGAGGACAGTGCTTTTAATGCCTTTTGTTTGCGCCGATTGTTGGAGTCGGTGGTTGCATCAATTTCAGTGACTATTGTGAATAATAGTCAAGACGCATTATCCTTTATCAATAACTATTGCCCCGATATAGTCGTTGTTGATGGTGATCTGGGTGCCAGCCCTGATCAAATGAACTGCAACGGTCCCGATCTTGCAGGAATTCTTTTACAAAAATACCCGCAACTTCCTATTATAGCCTGGTCTGATTCGGATGCCATGCGAGAGGACTTTATTAAAGTGTTTAAGAGCCATGGTCGGTTTTTGAATGAGTATAATACCTGGCCCAAGGTCATTGGTTTGGAACGTATTCATAAAACATGGTCTTATTATTTTGGTGAGTTTATAGCTTGCCAAAATGCTTCCTTTGCGAGCCGAACTTCTATTAATTATTATTAA